TCAAAAAGCCACTAAATCAGcagtggacttttttttttttttttttttttttttttttttttcctcctgttaaaatcatttcttggctgcagctgctcaAAAACTTTCCACAGGCTTTTCATAATGAAAAGTGTGCAGATTACAATATTCCCAGGAGGCGTCTTGGCCATTCTTGCTAAGACCCACGTCCCTAAATCTCACTTGCAAGTAAACAGCCTGAAAATCAGCCTAGGAAATGAAGCTTAGCAGAGTTCCAGTATGTTAAACAAAAGAGAGTACCACAAGTGTTAGGTGCTGTTATGGCAGAGATGCTTCTACCGTACCGCGTACACATGTTCTCCATATGCAATCACGCCTATTCCgcttcttctgcttctcatcGGTGCTATAAGGGTCCATTGGTTTGTTTTGGCATCATATACTTCAGCTGTGAATAGGCATTCATTTCCATTGAACCCACCACATATATAAACctgtttacaaagaaaaaagaaacaaaaaaaaaaacatgggcAAGATATTTGTATTAGCAGTGGGAGAATACATCCAGGAGCAGATAGCCTGGCCCAatgtgcttttttcctcctccttttttttatagGAGTAGACCTATCATTCAGGGTTTGTATCAATACACGCACAGTGAGTTATCCAGGGCAGCAGGCTTTGGACCTCCGGAACTGCAAGAAGCACATAGATGTGGTGTTTGACCTGAGGCTGGGAGAAGCATCATCCAGCAGCAAATGAACTATTGGTTGTAAGCAGCTCTGGAGGAGTTTTAATGCTCCTGTCTGCCCCTCTGCCTTGCTTGTCAGTTGTTGCATCTCAGAGAGTTTGATATCTGCAGCACCAGGATCTCATGAGTAAggtttaaattaatttttttcctctttaagtGATTTGTCATGTTAAGGGGAGCGTTTGTTATTTCCTGCTTCCACAGCTCCCATGTCTGTTCCAGCTCAATTCTGCGAGGTAGCTGAGTATGTCAAGCACGTGGTCCAGCCAGAGCGTGAGCTCTGTGAAAGTCCCTACTGCAATACATGTCATACGAAACGCACTGAGGCACCTGCTCATTGCATAATGCTGCAAACTGATGTTTAAGTTTGGTTCCTTGTCCTGCTCACAGGAAGAGAACACTTCAACTTTAATAGCCTGCAATAATCTCAGGGTGGTTTTACCTTTTCATACAATGTGGTTGCACTAGCATCACTTCTCTGCTCATGCATGGGTGCAATCAGTGTCCACTGGTTTGTCTCTGGCTCGTACCGTTCTGCAGTGTTGAGGCGCACGTATCCATCAAACCCTCCCATGGCGTAGATGAAGTTGTTGAGAACAGTGACACTGACGTAGCAACGCCTTGAATGCATGGGTGCAACCTGGTGCCATGTTTTCTTAAGTGGGTCAAACCGCTTGACACTGTTAAAATAATCCACACTGTCAAATCCTCCGATAATGTAGACATAGCCTTTTAAGTAAGCAGCACCATGATAGGCACGGGGGCTTTCCTGCTGACACGTCACGTTCACCCACTTGTCTGCACGAGCATCGTATGTCTCAATGGCATTGGTTGGGCTCCCCCCACTCCAGCCACCGATAGCAAACAGGATGGCATATGGCAGACGAGGCCGAGTGAGGGGGTTGGTAAAATCGGAATTAGATGGACCGTTCATATTGAGGTCATACATTGCTTTCAGTGCATTTATGATGACAGGTTTGCATTCCTCACTGTCCTTCACATAATCATGCATTTTAACGTTGTTCATGAAGTATTCTGCATGCATCAATGCCAGTCGAACCTGGAAAAGGTAAAAGGAGGTTACACTGTTAATGCTGATGCGTTACATCTTGGCATCCTCCGTGGATATACGCAGCTCTGGATGGTTTTGATTTCAGACACATTAGTGCAAGTGTCTAAAGCTGAGGGAGAATTAAATGTGTCGTTTTTAGCCAGTCCAGAAAGTGGTATGCGAGGATAGACAATTTGATTTCCCTGAAGGGAGTCTGCTACTTCTTTGGCATGGTGCTTTCCTGCATGCAGACTGAAACCGCTCTAACGTCGGCTGCTATTTGTATAGCATAGCTTGGCTAGCCAAACACTCATAAGCTTTGTGTATGCAGAGATAATGTTGTCCCATGTGATCTTTGGCCCTTCCTGGATGTGAGAAGTGATCAACCTTAAGCTCTAAACATGAGGAATGCACTTAGAGTGTATGCGACAGCCCCAGCCCAGGATCTTTGACCAGCAGCCCAGCGTACCAACAGCATGACAGTCTGAGACCTCCCTTCTTTGTAATCAAAGCATTCGGAGACTGTCATTTCCTCcatttatataaaagaataGCAAAGCAGCTCTCATCTCAGCTGCGCCATACCTAGCTCGCCAGTGCTATCGGGAGTGAAAGCAAAATGACACTGTGACAAGACTGACCTTACGCAGCAAGACAGAAAtgtactgttttctgttttggggaTCGTGAGAAATCCATTTCACGATAGCCTCGAACACTGCATCTTCTTGTCTCACATTCAGCTCATCTTTCTCAATGATGTCTTTTAACTCATTGACAGAGAGCTCTAGGAATTCTGTGGACACCTTGGTCATCTCCTCAAAGTTATGTAGGATGAACATGTAGGCCGTTTGTCGCAGGTCAGGACAGTGGTAGTAATCTGTGAATCTGCAGATGCCAATGCAATTTTCCAAGCACAGCTGAGACTTTAAGAATTCACAGCACCCTCGGATGATCCCCATGATATTGAACTGGTCTGCTGCAGCTAGCAAACTTTCAACGTTGTCAGTAGTGACTGGCACTGTCCTGGTGTAGGCGTACTCGATAATTAGCTTCATCATGTCAGGCGAAATGCCAGGGATGTTGTATATTCTCTTCTCCGTGTTGTTCCAGCCACTGGTAAACAAAgccctgaaaaaaatgaagcagtgcTGGGGATAGAAACAGCCTTGCTCTGTCAAAGCCAACCCCTTCCTCACGTATTCCCTTTTCCCGGAGCCAGGGGTGATGCAGGCCCCTGGGCACCGGTTCGAGGCACCAGCAGGAGCCATGCTGGTGAGGCCATGCGGGTGTTGAGTCGTGTTTTACTGGCTTGTGGGCTGTTCTAAACATGAGTTGCAGCTCCAGGCTGTGGACAGAGAGCAAATGGGGTGAGTGGCCACTTTGCTTCAGCAAAACCACCAAAGAGTAatggtgtggggggggggaattaaaACCTCTCACCTAGAGGGAAGGTTAAAGCAGGTTGGCAGACCAGTCACAcaccccagccctgcaccctgcCCGTGGATTTGTGTCAGACACCACCGCCAAAGCTGTTGGTAAATCCTGGATTGTGGCTTCATTCTGGTGTCCAGGAAGATACCAGGAGTACGGATAACTGTTGGTTTGGAGATTTAGTGCTGAGG
This genomic interval from Rhea pennata isolate bPtePen1 chromosome 26, bPtePen1.pri, whole genome shotgun sequence contains the following:
- the KLHL10 gene encoding kelch-like protein 10 produces the protein MMKLIIEYAYTRTVPVTTDNVESLLAAADQFNIMGIIRGCCEFLKSQLCLENCIGICRFTDYYHCPDLRQTAYMFILHNFEEMTKVSTEFLELSVNELKDIIEKDELNVRQEDAVFEAIVKWISHDPQNRKQYISVLLRKVRLALMHAEYFMNNVKMHDYVKDSEECKPVIINALKAMYDLNMNGPSNSDFTNPLTRPRLPYAILFAIGGWSGGSPTNAIETYDARADKWVNVTCQQESPRAYHGAAYLKGYVYIIGGFDSVDYFNSVKRFDPLKKTWHQVAPMHSRRCYVSVTVLNNFIYAMGGFDGYVRLNTAERYEPETNQWTLIAPMHEQRSDASATTLYEKVYICGGFNGNECLFTAEVYDAKTNQWTLIAPMRSRRSGIGVIAYGEHVYAVGGFDGANRLRSAEAYNPVANTWRTIPTMFNPRSNFGIEVVDDLLFVVGGFNGFTTTFNVECYDEKTDEWYDAHDMSIYRSALSCCVVPGLSNVGEYAARRDNYVESSQRDEVKYTSSTSTLPV